A part of Marinobacter psychrophilus genomic DNA contains:
- the glnE gene encoding bifunctional [glutamate--ammonia ligase]-adenylyl-L-tyrosine phosphorylase/[glutamate--ammonia-ligase] adenylyltransferase — protein MSQPWSALPQVLAADVAGRWPGIFADGVPSWLTESGAVTHELLAAAIANSPFLGQTLERQPDAVRELLASRCLSKPTTAGYLQQRWLEYLAHVSDEPGLHQALRCFRRETQFRIIWRDLLRHADLAETMAATSVFADICIDGALGWLYDSACQQFGTPWGISPVSGEEAPQKMVVLGMGKLGGRELNVSSDIDLIFAFASKGETRNGRRASDNQQFFVRLGQRLIQALDQITSDGFVFRVDMRLRPYGQSGALALSFAALETYYQDQGRDWERYAMVKARVVAGDQEAGVVLMESLRPFVYRRYVDFGAFESLRSMKAMIGREVRRKGLENNIKLGSGGIREIEFVVQAFQLIRGGRDRELQQRELLRVLNEFLELELLPPQVINELRAAYVFLRNLERALQGMEDQQTQLLPDTDLARARVAHIMGYDSWPPCQQQLDEHRAQVATHFSDIITSDDDDSPQNNLDEGWQELWFCEMDEPTALAWLVEKGFEAPEETLAALTSLRSSRTIKSLQTQGRKRLQQFMPMLLATLTEVENPSHTFGRVQPVIEAILRRTAYIVLLLENPGACSQLVSLCSESPWIARELADTPLLLDELLNAGSLYYPPAKAELQDDLNQQMLRISYDDLEDQMESLRHFRKAHTLRVAAAEMKGTLALMNVSDYLTWIAEVVLEHVVDVAFANLVSRHGYPRRADGSVCDSDFAVIGYGKLGGIELGYSSDLDLVFVYSADPQQSTDGDKPIDNAVFYTRLGQRIVHILSTQTPSGQLYDVDMRLRPSGSSGLLVITLQAFEKYQHTDAWTWEHQALARARGIAGCPRTLEGFEQIRKSTLCQHRDRLALRSEVVAMREKMRASLATPASRRAETFHAKQDPGGIVDIEFLVQYLMLAWSEKYPTLTRWPDNIRQMEELGEAGVLPANDVKTLRAAYIALRSAIHRRTLQDLNSHLSGDVFIAERDFIRSIWQRVMIE, from the coding sequence GCTGGAATATCTGGCACACGTTAGTGACGAGCCGGGCCTGCATCAGGCTTTGCGATGTTTCCGCCGGGAAACCCAGTTTCGCATTATCTGGCGCGATCTACTGCGCCACGCCGACCTGGCCGAAACCATGGCCGCCACCAGTGTTTTTGCCGATATTTGCATAGATGGCGCACTTGGCTGGCTTTATGACAGCGCCTGCCAACAGTTCGGTACACCCTGGGGTATTAGCCCGGTCAGCGGCGAAGAGGCACCGCAAAAAATGGTGGTGCTGGGCATGGGCAAACTGGGCGGGCGCGAACTGAACGTGTCTTCCGACATAGACCTGATATTTGCCTTTGCCAGCAAGGGTGAAACCCGCAACGGACGACGGGCGTCAGACAATCAGCAGTTTTTTGTTCGCCTTGGCCAGCGATTGATTCAGGCGTTAGACCAGATAACCTCTGACGGTTTTGTATTCCGGGTAGACATGCGCCTGCGGCCCTATGGCCAGAGTGGCGCCCTGGCCCTGAGCTTTGCCGCGCTGGAAACCTATTATCAAGACCAGGGTCGCGACTGGGAACGCTACGCTATGGTTAAGGCCCGGGTAGTCGCCGGCGACCAAGAAGCCGGCGTGGTGCTGATGGAAAGCTTGCGGCCGTTTGTGTATCGCCGCTACGTAGATTTCGGCGCTTTTGAATCCTTGCGCAGTATGAAAGCCATGATTGGCCGCGAGGTGCGCCGCAAAGGTTTGGAAAACAACATTAAGTTAGGCAGTGGTGGCATCCGCGAAATCGAGTTTGTGGTGCAGGCGTTCCAGCTAATTCGCGGTGGCCGGGACCGGGAGTTGCAGCAGCGCGAATTACTGCGGGTGCTGAACGAATTTCTGGAGCTGGAACTGCTGCCGCCGCAGGTGATAAACGAGCTGCGGGCGGCCTACGTATTCCTGCGCAATCTGGAGCGCGCGCTACAGGGCATGGAAGACCAGCAAACCCAGCTATTGCCGGATACCGACCTGGCCCGTGCCCGGGTGGCGCATATTATGGGCTATGACAGCTGGCCGCCGTGCCAGCAGCAGCTGGATGAGCACCGGGCGCAGGTGGCTACGCACTTCAGTGATATCATCACCAGTGACGACGACGACAGCCCGCAAAACAACCTTGATGAAGGCTGGCAAGAGCTGTGGTTTTGCGAGATGGACGAGCCGACCGCCTTGGCCTGGCTGGTTGAAAAGGGTTTTGAAGCGCCAGAAGAAACCCTGGCCGCATTAACCAGCCTGCGCTCTAGCCGCACCATAAAATCACTGCAGACCCAGGGCCGAAAACGCCTGCAACAGTTTATGCCCATGCTGCTGGCCACCCTGACCGAAGTCGAAAATCCGTCCCATACTTTTGGCCGGGTACAGCCTGTAATAGAAGCCATATTACGTCGTACCGCGTATATAGTTTTGTTATTGGAGAACCCCGGAGCCTGTTCCCAACTGGTGTCCCTGTGCAGTGAAAGCCCCTGGATAGCGCGCGAGCTGGCCGATACGCCGCTGCTACTGGACGAGCTTTTAAACGCTGGAAGCTTGTATTACCCACCGGCCAAAGCCGAACTGCAGGATGACTTGAACCAACAGATGCTGCGCATTTCTTATGACGATCTGGAAGACCAGATGGAGTCTTTGCGGCATTTCCGCAAAGCCCACACCTTGCGGGTGGCGGCTGCTGAAATGAAAGGTACCCTGGCGCTGATGAACGTCAGTGATTATCTGACCTGGATTGCCGAGGTGGTGCTGGAACACGTGGTGGATGTTGCTTTTGCCAATTTGGTTAGTCGCCACGGCTATCCGCGGCGAGCCGATGGTTCAGTATGCGATTCGGATTTTGCGGTGATTGGGTACGGCAAACTAGGCGGTATCGAGCTGGGTTACAGTTCCGATTTAGACTTGGTGTTTGTCTATAGCGCCGACCCCCAACAAAGCACCGATGGCGACAAGCCTATTGACAACGCGGTCTTCTACACCCGTCTGGGTCAGCGCATTGTGCATATTCTGAGTACCCAGACACCCTCTGGCCAGCTTTACGATGTCGACATGCGATTGCGTCCGTCTGGCAGCTCAGGCCTGTTGGTAATCACCTTGCAGGCCTTTGAGAAATACCAACACACTGACGCCTGGACCTGGGAACACCAGGCTTTGGCTCGCGCCCGCGGCATAGCCGGGTGCCCGCGGACTCTGGAAGGTTTTGAACAGATCCGCAAGAGCACCCTGTGCCAGCACCGCGACCGTCTGGCGCTGCGCAGCGAAGTAGTGGCAATGCGTGAAAAAATGCGCGCCAGCCTGGCCACCCCCGCCAGCCGCCGAGCCGAGACGTTCCACGCCAAACAGGACCCGGGTGGCATTGTGGATATCGAGTTTCTGGTGCAATACCTGATGTTGGCCTGGAGCGAGAAATACCCCACATTAACCCGCTGGCCAGACAACATTCGCCAAATGGAGGAATTAGGTGAGGCCGGCGTATTGCCCGCAAACGACGTTAAAACATTGCGTGCGGCTTACATTGCGCTGCGCTCCGCCATTCATCGCCGCACTCTGCAAGATTTGAACAGCCATTTGTCTGGCGATGTTTTTATCGCCGAGCGGGATTTTATCCGTTCCATCTGGCAGCGAGTCATGATTGAATAA
- a CDS encoding 3-deoxy-D-manno-octulosonic acid kinase: MVSVLRAPGCENIDEKWFAPMYWGEKAVPVSGGGRGSAWFVRSPNGPLVLRHYRRGGQAALISVRRYFYAGYDNARSFAEFRLLNELHDKGLPVPKPVAALVTRHGILFYEAAILIERIEGALPLQEHPKLSEKDLWCRVGQAIARFHCAGLDHVDLNCDNILVRDDQVFLIDFDRCKLHTEATFFNSWRASNLKRLRRSVEKRCSQIPEARLNTLWDGLIAGYQQAINPGQLRNPQG; the protein is encoded by the coding sequence ATGGTGTCAGTACTCCGCGCCCCAGGTTGCGAAAACATTGATGAGAAGTGGTTTGCGCCGATGTACTGGGGCGAGAAAGCCGTGCCTGTGTCGGGTGGAGGCCGTGGTAGCGCGTGGTTTGTTCGCTCACCCAATGGACCGCTTGTCCTAAGGCATTACCGGCGGGGCGGACAGGCAGCTCTGATCTCTGTGCGACGGTACTTCTATGCAGGTTACGACAATGCACGATCATTCGCCGAGTTTCGGTTACTTAACGAGTTGCATGATAAAGGGCTCCCCGTGCCCAAGCCGGTCGCGGCGCTAGTCACACGCCATGGCATACTTTTTTATGAAGCGGCAATTCTGATCGAAAGAATTGAGGGGGCACTACCCTTGCAGGAGCATCCGAAGCTGAGCGAAAAAGATCTCTGGTGCCGGGTTGGGCAGGCTATAGCGCGGTTTCACTGCGCAGGGTTGGACCATGTGGATCTTAACTGCGACAACATTCTGGTGAGGGATGATCAGGTATTCCTTATCGACTTTGACCGATGCAAGTTGCATACCGAAGCGACATTCTTTAACAGTTGGCGGGCGAGCAATTTGAAACGTTTGCGTCGTTCGGTAGAGAAGCGCTGCTCACAGATTCCTGAAGCTCGGCTAAACACTTTGTGGGATGGGCTTATAGCCGGCTATCAACAAGCTATAAACCCTGGGCAATTGAGAAACCCGCAGGGTTAA
- a CDS encoding acylneuraminate cytidylyltransferase family protein, translating into MTITCFLPCRKGSERVPRKNIRPIASKPFGLLEIKLEQLLSTTMIDRIILSTNDEEIMDFAASLGNPRLDVRLRDESLASSITSTDELIEYVSSLIDDGHVIWTHVTSPFLDADVYDELLKTYLRELDNGYDSLMTVTELQGFIWDDAGPVNYDRGVEKWPRTQTLTPLYEVNSGAFVASASVYSERKDRIGGNPFKYKLDKVRGFDIDWEEDFQIAEALMCAGVSRV; encoded by the coding sequence TTGACGATTACCTGTTTTCTGCCCTGCCGGAAAGGTAGTGAGCGAGTGCCTAGAAAGAATATTCGGCCAATTGCGAGTAAACCGTTCGGGTTGCTGGAAATAAAACTGGAACAGCTTCTTTCCACTACGATGATTGATCGGATTATTCTCTCAACTAATGACGAGGAAATCATGGATTTTGCGGCGTCTTTGGGGAACCCCCGTCTCGACGTGAGATTGCGAGACGAGTCGCTTGCATCCAGCATTACGAGTACTGACGAGCTAATCGAGTATGTTAGTTCTCTGATAGATGACGGACACGTGATTTGGACTCATGTGACATCGCCGTTTCTTGATGCTGATGTTTATGATGAACTATTGAAAACGTATTTGCGGGAGCTTGATAACGGGTATGATTCTTTGATGACGGTTACCGAGCTTCAGGGTTTTATCTGGGATGACGCAGGACCGGTGAATTATGACCGTGGCGTGGAAAAGTGGCCAAGAACTCAAACCTTGACTCCGCTTTACGAGGTTAACAGCGGAGCGTTTGTCGCCTCCGCGAGCGTATACAGTGAGCGTAAGGACAGGATTGGGGGTAACCCGTTCAAGTACAAGCTCGACAAAGTTCGGGGTTTCGATATCGACTGGGAAGAAGACTTCCAAATTGCGGAAGCCTTGATGTGTGCAGGTGTTTCTCGAGTTTGA
- a CDS encoding DUF6165 family protein yields MVDVIKVPVSFGEVLDKITILEIKSERIKDDAKLKNVKLELNELNATWTDAVSDQSAIAQLRQQLKAVNEELWVIEDDIRDQEADQNFGARFIELARAVYVTNDKRAFLKKDINLALGSRFVEEKSYQDYTARK; encoded by the coding sequence ATGGTAGATGTCATAAAGGTCCCGGTTTCTTTTGGCGAGGTTCTCGACAAGATCACAATTCTTGAAATTAAGTCGGAACGCATCAAAGATGACGCGAAGCTTAAAAACGTCAAGTTGGAACTGAACGAGCTAAACGCAACATGGACCGATGCAGTCAGCGACCAGAGCGCCATCGCGCAACTGCGGCAGCAACTCAAGGCGGTCAATGAAGAGCTTTGGGTGATTGAAGACGATATTCGCGACCAGGAGGCCGACCAGAATTTTGGTGCCCGTTTTATTGAATTGGCACGGGCGGTTTATGTCACCAACGATAAGCGCGCGTTTTTGAAAAAAGACATCAACCTGGCGCTGGGATCGCGCTTTGTTGAAGAAAAGTCCTATCAGGATTACACCGCCCGCAAGTAA
- a CDS encoding branched-chain amino acid transaminase, producing MSMADRDGVIWLDGEMVPWREAKVHVLTHTLHYGLGCFEGVRAYNTAEGAAIFRMKDHTDRLFRSAHILNMKMPFSKDEINAAQLSAVRDNNLDEAYLRPMVFYGSEGMGLRADNLKAHVMVAAWEWPSYMAPEAKELGIKVRTSSYTRHHVNITMCKAKANGNYINSMLALQEAVSSGCEEALMLDNEGYVAEGSSENFFILRNGVLHTPELTSCLEGITRQTILDFAKELNIEVKERRITRDEVYVAEEAFFTGTAAEVLPVRELDGRVIGAGKRGPLTEKLQTMFFDAVKGRSAKHMDWLSVVKS from the coding sequence ATGTCGATGGCTGATCGCGATGGTGTTATTTGGCTAGATGGAGAGATGGTGCCCTGGCGCGAAGCCAAGGTGCATGTACTAACCCACACCCTGCATTATGGTCTGGGCTGTTTTGAAGGCGTGCGAGCTTACAACACCGCGGAAGGCGCCGCTATTTTCCGCATGAAAGATCACACCGACCGGCTATTCCGTTCAGCTCACATTCTGAATATGAAAATGCCTTTCAGCAAAGACGAAATCAACGCCGCCCAGTTGTCTGCGGTACGGGACAACAATCTGGACGAAGCCTACCTGCGCCCAATGGTATTTTATGGCTCCGAAGGTATGGGCCTGCGCGCTGATAACCTGAAAGCGCACGTAATGGTAGCCGCCTGGGAATGGCCGTCTTATATGGCGCCAGAGGCCAAAGAACTCGGTATCAAGGTACGCACCTCGTCTTATACCCGCCACCACGTGAACATTACCATGTGTAAGGCGAAGGCTAACGGCAACTACATTAACTCTATGCTGGCGTTGCAAGAAGCCGTGTCCAGTGGTTGTGAAGAAGCCCTGATGCTGGATAACGAAGGCTATGTGGCCGAAGGCTCTAGCGAGAACTTCTTTATTCTTCGCAACGGCGTGCTACATACACCGGAACTGACCTCCTGCCTGGAAGGCATCACCCGCCAGACTATTCTGGACTTCGCCAAAGAACTTAACATTGAGGTGAAAGAGCGTCGCATCACCCGCGACGAAGTCTACGTAGCTGAAGAAGCCTTCTTTACCGGTACCGCAGCCGAAGTGTTGCCTGTCCGCGAGTTAGATGGCCGCGTCATTGGCGCCGGCAAGCGTGGCCCGCTGACCGAAAAACTGCAGACCATGTTCTTTGATGCCGTGAAGGGCAGGTCGGCCAAGCATATGGACTGGTTGTCAGTCGTTAAGAGCTGA
- a CDS encoding glycosyltransferase family 9 protein, translated as MNSICILRLSAIGDVTHIIPVVLSLQEQIPGIRITWVIGKIEARLIGDLPGVELIIFDKKAGRQVYSDLRVKMKGRQFDALLHMQVALRANLAAALIPAKINIGYDKARSKDLHSLFINRRIAPAKQQHVRDCLASFLEPLGLKPAPPRWKIPLTDSDTAFADAHLAHDRANMVISPCASHKLRNWPAERYAQLADYAIRQHHMQVTLVGSPAPFEIAYCETIAQAMQETAVNICGKDTLKQLTAILKRADIVVAPDTGPGHIASAMGTDVLGLFAASNPLRSGPYNSLAWCVNRYPEALQKFTGKTVTDARWGTKAEFEGAMELIKVTDATDMLDKWTQAKRPEPERGA; from the coding sequence CTGAACTCAATCTGTATTCTGCGCTTATCCGCCATCGGCGACGTAACCCATATCATCCCTGTCGTCCTTAGCCTGCAAGAGCAAATTCCGGGTATCCGAATCACATGGGTTATTGGTAAAATTGAAGCTCGGCTAATTGGCGATTTACCCGGCGTTGAGCTCATCATCTTTGACAAAAAAGCTGGCCGCCAGGTTTATTCTGACTTGCGGGTGAAAATGAAAGGCCGTCAGTTTGATGCACTCTTGCATATGCAGGTGGCTTTGAGGGCAAATTTGGCTGCAGCTCTGATACCTGCGAAGATCAACATCGGCTACGACAAAGCTCGCAGTAAAGACTTGCACAGTTTGTTCATCAACCGCCGTATTGCCCCGGCAAAGCAACAACACGTGCGCGACTGCCTGGCCAGCTTTCTTGAACCCTTAGGGCTGAAGCCAGCTCCCCCGCGCTGGAAAATTCCGTTGACCGATAGCGATACCGCCTTTGCCGACGCTCATTTAGCGCACGATCGCGCGAACATGGTCATCAGCCCCTGCGCCAGTCACAAATTACGAAACTGGCCGGCCGAGCGCTACGCGCAGCTGGCGGATTATGCGATTCGCCAGCATCACATGCAAGTAACGCTAGTGGGCAGCCCTGCACCTTTTGAGATCGCGTATTGCGAGACTATTGCGCAGGCAATGCAAGAAACAGCGGTTAATATCTGTGGCAAGGACACTCTGAAGCAGCTTACTGCCATTCTAAAACGGGCCGATATCGTGGTCGCACCGGATACCGGGCCGGGCCACATTGCCAGCGCCATGGGTACCGATGTTCTGGGACTGTTCGCCGCAAGCAACCCATTACGCTCGGGGCCCTATAATTCGTTAGCCTGGTGCGTTAATCGTTACCCGGAGGCGTTGCAGAAGTTCACCGGAAAAACAGTCACTGACGCTCGCTGGGGCACAAAAGCAGAGTTTGAAGGCGCCATGGAGTTGATTAAAGTGACAGACGCCACTGACATGTTGGACAAGTGGACACAGGCAAAGCGACCGGAGCCAGAACGCGGGGCCTGA
- a CDS encoding O-antigen ligase family protein, producing MQSKTSIDQSDATVESAENRHAFFFHYSENAWDRVLEFLAFISIGSYLFLYVLIPDAYAFGPMLLLLVALFGFRWRKMLHHVDDQSRWLISVLLLYFLGQTIPLIIHGEDISEFDLSARYIAASLVLLVVLKYTISARWFFSLAATGALVAGIFAFYQAEFLGVSRVTAFDNPIHYGNGAMAMALLAMAAIGWAMKQNYRFFWIALLFGGFVGGMYASLMSATRSGWVAIPIIVLTGLYVYWQPLLRRKVLSLVLLMVVVVGVGSVSQVDLVERRAAVAIDEFVDYYEENRNDTSVGLRLDMWKAGWLAFQENLLIGVGPAGTDAVVDKLVLSEEIHPAVQNFRHLHNQYIDNLARYGLIGLICYLLLLAVPFVLFLKKTRSDVTSVQALALGGCFFVELHAVVNLTQSMLERNIGVMMFALMIVFIWGAIRGEEVRTKDESEQEIAGRSHNVTLD from the coding sequence ATGCAAAGCAAAACGTCGATTGATCAGAGTGATGCCACTGTGGAGAGTGCCGAAAACCGGCACGCCTTTTTTTTCCATTATTCGGAAAATGCGTGGGATAGAGTTTTGGAGTTTTTGGCATTTATTTCGATAGGTTCCTACCTTTTTCTGTATGTTCTTATCCCGGACGCCTATGCGTTCGGTCCGATGCTATTGCTTCTTGTGGCCTTGTTTGGTTTTCGATGGAGGAAGATGCTGCACCACGTCGATGATCAAAGCCGATGGTTAATCAGCGTATTATTACTTTATTTTTTAGGTCAAACCATTCCACTGATTATCCATGGTGAAGACATTTCCGAGTTTGATCTTTCGGCTCGTTATATTGCCGCATCACTCGTTCTTTTGGTCGTTTTAAAATATACGATTAGCGCTCGCTGGTTCTTTTCTTTGGCTGCGACGGGTGCCTTGGTGGCTGGTATTTTTGCGTTCTACCAAGCCGAGTTCCTGGGAGTTTCGAGAGTGACGGCTTTTGATAATCCGATTCATTATGGAAATGGCGCGATGGCGATGGCCCTGCTTGCGATGGCGGCTATCGGTTGGGCGATGAAGCAGAATTACCGATTTTTCTGGATTGCTTTGTTATTTGGTGGGTTTGTTGGTGGAATGTATGCTTCTTTGATGTCAGCAACTCGAAGTGGTTGGGTCGCGATACCAATCATTGTGCTTACGGGATTATACGTTTACTGGCAGCCACTGCTTCGAAGAAAAGTGCTTTCATTGGTGCTTCTCATGGTTGTCGTTGTGGGGGTCGGATCTGTATCACAAGTAGACCTGGTGGAGCGAAGAGCCGCAGTCGCTATCGATGAGTTTGTTGATTACTACGAAGAGAACCGCAACGACACCTCGGTAGGTCTGCGGCTGGACATGTGGAAAGCCGGGTGGCTGGCCTTTCAGGAGAATCTCCTAATTGGTGTTGGGCCTGCTGGCACTGATGCCGTTGTCGACAAGCTTGTATTATCGGAGGAAATACATCCTGCTGTTCAGAATTTCCGACACTTGCACAACCAATATATCGATAACTTGGCACGATATGGTTTGATCGGACTTATTTGCTATCTTCTCCTATTGGCTGTGCCGTTCGTTCTGTTCTTGAAAAAAACCCGATCTGATGTCACATCCGTGCAAGCTTTAGCGCTCGGAGGTTGTTTTTTTGTCGAATTGCATGCTGTTGTGAATCTCACGCAGAGTATGCTTGAGAGGAATATCGGCGTGATGATGTTTGCGCTCATGATTGTTTTTATCTGGGGCGCGATACGGGGTGAGGAAGTACGAACAAAAGATGAGAGCGAACAGGAAATTGCCGGCAGGAGTCATAATGTCACTTTGGATTGA